Part of the Pedosphaera parvula Ellin514 genome, AAGGTGAACTTGATTCCCTACAACAAGGTTGAGGATTTGACCTGGGAACGCCCGACAGAAGCGGCACAGGAGGCTTTCCTTGCCACGTTGGAGAAGGAACGGGTGGTGGCCACACTGCGTCGGGAGAAGGGACATGACATTGACGCGGCCTGCGGGCAATTGCGCTTGAAGACGGAACGCGAGATGGCGGCCAAGGCTTCGTAAACAGCTCGAATGGATGCGTGTTGAAATTCCCGGTCACTAAACTTATTCTTGGCGTGTGATTGCTTTGATTGATTACGGTTCGGGTAACCTGCGCAGCGTCCAACGGGCATTGATGAAAGTGGGCGCGGATGTGCGAGTGGTGAGCAAGCCCGAAGAGTTGAAGGATGCCCGGGCGGTGGTGCTGCCGGGCGTCGGCGCTTTTGATGATTGTGTAAACGCGCTCAACAAGCAGCACATGCTGGCGGCTTCGAAGGAGTTTATGAAGACGGGACGCCCGTTCCTGGGTATCTGCGTGGGCTATCAGGCATTGTTTGAGAAGAGCGAGGAATTTAATAGTTGCGCGGCCGGATTGGGAATTTTTAAAGGCAAGGTGGTTCGCTTTGCAGAGAAGCCCGGGCTTAAAATCCCGCAGATTGGCTGGAATCAAATTGAAGTCGCGAAGCAGGACTGTCCATTGTTCAAGGGAATCGCCAGCGGCAGTTATGTCTATTTTGTGCACAGCTTTTTCCCGCAACCAATGGATACTTCCATCGTCGCGACACGGACCGATTACGGCCAGCCCTTTGCCTCATCGGTTTGGAAGGACAATGTTTACGCGACGCAGTTTCATCCGGAGAAAAGCCAGAAGATAGGATTGCAACTGCTGAAGAACTTTGTGAAACTGGCGGCAAACTGATTCCGCTCCTTTTCCAGCGTCGAAATTCCTTGGCTTCAATGGCAGGCTTCTTACTCTAAGCTTGAATGAATGGCTTTTTCCGGTTCTGTACCTATTTATTGGTTTTTGCCACGGGTGCGGCAGGGCTTATCTATCAGGTTGTCTGGCAGCGCTATTTGAGCCGTTTGCTTGGCGGTGACAGCATGGCCACGGCCATTATCCTTGCGGTTTTTCTTGGCGGGTTATCGCTGGGCTACTATTTGTGCGGCAAACTCAGTGTCCGTTTTAAGTATTCCCTCCGTGGTTACGCGTACCTTGAAATCATCATCGGAGTTTGGGGATTGCTATTTCCTTCCTTGTTTGCGCTAGTTGAATCCGGGACTCGCTCATGGAACTTTGCACCGCCACTTGGCATGATATTTGAAGGAGGCATTTCTGCGGTGTTGTTAATGGGAGTGCCGACACTTTGCATGGGCGGCACGATACCCTTTCTTACCCGAGCTCTTTCACAATCATTAAGCGAGGCCACCCGCGTGCACGCCTCGGTTTACGCCATCAATACCGTGGGGGCGTTTGCCGGAACACTGGCCGCCGGGTACATTCTGATTTACAGGCTTGGCCTCTCTGGAACTCTATACCGGACTGCGCTGCTTAACTTTGCGGCAGCATTGTTCTTCTTTGCACTCTCCTTTCTCATCAAGTCCGGGGTTCCGGAACAGGGTGACAACGCCGGGAAACTTGAGCAAATGATGTCCGATGATGAAAGCTCCGGTCGTTTTCCGCCAACAATCCTATATTTGATTGCATTTTTGAGCGGCTTTTACGTGATGACACTCGAGAATGTCCTGATACGAATCACCAATCTTTCCATCGGCAGTTCCTCTTATTCTTTCTCACTCATTGTCGCAGTATTTGTTTTGTGCATTGCCATTGGCAGCTATGTGGTCGGCAGGCTCAAAAGGCTTTCCAGAACGCTTCTCTTTTATAATCAGATGGCGCTTGCGCTTTCTCTCGTGCTGCTGTTCGTTACGCTTGATAAATGGCCTTACTTCGGCCACCTGATCCGCATCAGCTTTCAATCCAACATGGCCGGATTCTGGTTATATCAAGTCGCCGTGCTACTGGCGCTGCTGGCAGTGCTTTTGGTGCCGGTCGCTTTGATTGGAGCCACTGTGCCGCTGGCGTTTCATGAGTTGAAACGGGATTTGCCCAAGGTGGGATTACATTCAGGAAAGCTGTTTTCATGCAATGCGACTGGCTGCATGATAGGCAGCGTGATCGGGGGGCTTCTGTTGTATTATGTTTTTAACAATGATCAGGTATTCCTGGCAGCACTGCTTCTGGTGGTGATTTCCTTCATCCTCTCCGCACTGCCTCTCTCGAGGTTGCACCGTTTGGCCTCGATATTTTTTGGATTGGTTGCAGTCGGATTTGTGTGGTTGAAACCATGCTATGAGAATCATCGATTTGCCTTCGGCACCTATCGGCTGAGGTCGCCACTGGTTTTTTCTTTTGGCGGTCCCGGAATGTTTTACGATGACTTCTACGCGCGACGGAAGATTCTGTTCTATAAGGATGGCCCGGCAGGAACTGTTTCGGTCATTGAAAATGCAAAGCCGCCCGGCTTTCCCCAGCCATCAGAACCTAGCATCCCATTGTTTATCCCACCCGCAGACGAAACCAACGGAAACCCGATTCGGGAACGGCGGCTTCTATCGATAGCCGTCAATGGTAAATCCGATTCAAATGTGGTTTACGATCGCGAAACTTTGAAGCTGCTTGCGCATATCCCCGCACTTTGGGCCGAGAAGAAGGAGAATGCAATCGTCATTGGTCTTGGCACCGGCGTCACTCCGGGCGAGCTTTCGCTGTACCCGGAAATGAAAAAGATTGTCGTTGCCGAAATCTCTCCCACAGTGATTTCAGCGCTTCCTCAATTCGAAGAGGCGACCCATGCCATCCACAAAGACCCTAGATTTGAGACGCGAACTGGTGACGCCTTTCGTGTGCTAGGGCGGAGCAGGGAGAAATGGGATATTATCATTTCCGAACCCAGCAATCCGTGGATCACCGGAGCAGATCAACTCTTCACAAGGGAGTTTTATCGCATGGTCAGGCAGCATCTTGCCGATACTGGAGTCTTCATGCAATGGGCTCAAGGCTACTCCATCAACACTGAGACTTTCGGCATCATT contains:
- a CDS encoding fused MFS/spermidine synthase gives rise to the protein MNGFFRFCTYLLVFATGAAGLIYQVVWQRYLSRLLGGDSMATAIILAVFLGGLSLGYYLCGKLSVRFKYSLRGYAYLEIIIGVWGLLFPSLFALVESGTRSWNFAPPLGMIFEGGISAVLLMGVPTLCMGGTIPFLTRALSQSLSEATRVHASVYAINTVGAFAGTLAAGYILIYRLGLSGTLYRTALLNFAAALFFFALSFLIKSGVPEQGDNAGKLEQMMSDDESSGRFPPTILYLIAFLSGFYVMTLENVLIRITNLSIGSSSYSFSLIVAVFVLCIAIGSYVVGRLKRLSRTLLFYNQMALALSLVLLFVTLDKWPYFGHLIRISFQSNMAGFWLYQVAVLLALLAVLLVPVALIGATVPLAFHELKRDLPKVGLHSGKLFSCNATGCMIGSVIGGLLLYYVFNNDQVFLAALLLVVISFILSALPLSRLHRLASIFFGLVAVGFVWLKPCYENHRFAFGTYRLRSPLVFSFGGPGMFYDDFYARRKILFYKDGPAGTVSVIENAKPPGFPQPSEPSIPLFIPPADETNGNPIRERRLLSIAVNGKSDSNVVYDRETLKLLAHIPALWAEKKENAIVIGLGTGVTPGELSLYPEMKKIVVAEISPTVISALPQFEEATHAIHKDPRFETRTGDAFRVLGRSREKWDIIISEPSNPWITGADQLFTREFYRMVRQHLADTGVFMQWAQGYSINTETFGIILTTVRSEFKNCYIFQGTEGDFLILATPKPLTKADRERAESVLNSHESVKRSLADIRINNTSDILDRERPGLTMLAPQLATFGMETQDHPRIHYLSGETLFTGEAIGDEGLSPSGGKQIVISRKLLESNLKKPSSQSINSNQILPQGNEPKQP
- the hisH gene encoding imidazole glycerol phosphate synthase subunit HisH — encoded protein: MIALIDYGSGNLRSVQRALMKVGADVRVVSKPEELKDARAVVLPGVGAFDDCVNALNKQHMLAASKEFMKTGRPFLGICVGYQALFEKSEEFNSCAAGLGIFKGKVVRFAEKPGLKIPQIGWNQIEVAKQDCPLFKGIASGSYVYFVHSFFPQPMDTSIVATRTDYGQPFASSVWKDNVYATQFHPEKSQKIGLQLLKNFVKLAAN